A DNA window from Nitrospira sp. contains the following coding sequences:
- a CDS encoding Manganese transport system ATP-binding protein MntB (MaGe:77310976) — protein MPESSTSIIQFDHATFGFPGVVALQDISLSIGMGEFIGVIGPNGSGKTTLCRAVLGLMAPLTGHMRIFDCACGELRCYHRAQIGYLPQKGVVDRNFPVTVLETVMMGRYGTLGLFKRTTKKDQAIALDALAHVGMDAHRDTALGHLSGGQQQRVFIARALAQQPKVLLLDEPTTGLDITTQHSVIELVEHLHKELGLTVLLITHDINIIRSRVDRLVLLKTRLFAAGPPADVLKPEILRQVYGKDLVTADKDLVIVEDYHHHH, from the coding sequence GTGCCTGAATCATCCACCTCGATCATTCAATTCGACCATGCGACCTTTGGCTTTCCTGGCGTCGTCGCGCTTCAGGATATCTCTCTGTCCATCGGCATGGGAGAATTTATCGGTGTCATCGGCCCCAACGGCTCCGGCAAAACGACGCTCTGCCGTGCGGTCTTAGGCCTCATGGCCCCGCTGACCGGACATATGCGCATCTTCGATTGCGCCTGTGGTGAACTGCGCTGCTACCACCGAGCCCAGATCGGTTACCTCCCTCAAAAAGGCGTCGTGGATCGGAATTTCCCGGTCACCGTCCTCGAAACCGTCATGATGGGCCGCTACGGCACCTTGGGCCTCTTCAAACGAACCACCAAGAAAGACCAGGCCATCGCCCTCGACGCCCTCGCCCACGTCGGCATGGACGCGCATCGCGATACGGCGCTCGGCCATTTGTCCGGCGGCCAGCAACAACGGGTGTTCATTGCCCGAGCCCTGGCGCAACAGCCGAAAGTGCTCCTGCTCGATGAACCGACCACCGGCCTAGATATCACCACGCAGCACAGCGTCATCGAATTAGTCGAACATCTGCACAAAGAACTCGGCCTGACAGTCTTGCTGATCACGCACGACATCAACATCATCCGCTCGCGCGTCGACCGATTAGTCCTCCTGAAAACCCGCCTCTTCGCCGCAGGACCGCCGGCAGATGTGTTGAAGCCCGAGATCCTCCGCCAAGTCTACGGGAAGGACCTGGTCACGGCCGATAAGGATCTTGTGATCGTTGAAGACTATCATCACCACCATTGA
- a CDS encoding Anhydro-N-acetylmuramic acid kinase (MaGe:77310974) codes for MKVVGLMSGTSGDGVDAALVEIARSRKGLDLRTLAFHALPYPRSLQQRILAASASGSVAEICHLNALLGEWFANAALGVIRTAGLCPEDIDLIGSHGQTVHHLPHGIKDTGVGAIRSTLQIAEPAVIAERTGITTVADFRPRDIAAGGQGAPLTPGVHALVFRHPRRARLVVNLGGISNITYLPRGKGVDGVIAFDTGPANMVLDGLMYRATGGRVSMDRDGRLASRERPDGRLLAKLLAHPYLLKQPPKSTGRELFGAPMVEELVAIQKARQLSIETLLATCSRWTAESVGTARRWIEGGIDEVIVGGGGVRNRAIMAHLADVFSPVPVTTFDAIGWDSKAFEAVAFAVLAYQTAMDQCGNVPAVTGASHPALLGCIVPSGPGWMRRLKRLS; via the coding sequence ATGAAAGTGGTAGGACTGATGTCCGGCACGTCTGGCGATGGAGTCGATGCGGCGCTGGTCGAGATTGCGCGCTCGAGGAAAGGGCTGGACCTACGCACGCTGGCGTTTCATGCGCTGCCGTACCCGCGCTCTCTGCAACAGCGAATTCTCGCGGCCTCGGCGTCTGGGTCCGTCGCGGAAATTTGCCACTTGAATGCCTTGCTCGGTGAATGGTTTGCCAATGCGGCGCTCGGCGTGATTCGAACCGCCGGACTGTGTCCGGAGGATATCGATTTAATCGGCTCTCATGGCCAGACGGTTCACCATTTGCCTCATGGAATCAAGGATACCGGAGTCGGCGCCATCCGATCTACGCTGCAGATTGCCGAGCCTGCAGTGATCGCCGAGCGAACGGGCATTACGACAGTTGCGGACTTCCGCCCGCGGGATATTGCCGCCGGTGGCCAAGGCGCGCCACTGACTCCTGGCGTGCATGCGTTGGTCTTCCGCCATCCCCGGCGGGCACGGTTGGTCGTGAATCTTGGTGGGATCAGCAACATCACCTATTTGCCGCGCGGGAAAGGGGTCGATGGCGTCATTGCCTTCGATACCGGTCCGGCCAATATGGTTTTAGACGGCCTCATGTATCGAGCGACGGGTGGCCGTGTTTCGATGGATCGAGACGGACGTCTTGCCTCGCGTGAGCGGCCGGACGGCCGGTTGCTGGCAAAGTTGCTGGCGCATCCCTACCTATTGAAGCAACCTCCGAAATCGACGGGACGAGAACTATTCGGCGCGCCGATGGTTGAGGAACTTGTGGCTATTCAGAAGGCCCGCCAGCTTTCAATCGAAACGCTCCTGGCCACATGCAGCCGTTGGACGGCAGAGTCGGTCGGCACGGCTAGGCGATGGATTGAAGGAGGAATCGACGAAGTGATTGTCGGTGGCGGGGGTGTGCGGAATCGCGCCATTATGGCGCATCTCGCCGACGTATTTTCACCGGTTCCGGTCACTACGTTTGACGCGATTGGGTGGGATAGCAAAGCCTTTGAGGCGGTTGCGTTTGCCGTGTTGGCGTATCAAACGGCGATGGATCAGTGCGGCAATGTCCCCGCCGTCACCGGCGCGAGTCATCCAGCGCTGCTGGGGTGTATCGTCCCCAGCGGGCCGGGGTGGATGCGCCGGCTGAAGCGCTTGTCTTGA
- a CDS encoding Putative Manganese transport system, periplasmic binding component (Evidence 3 : Putative function from multiple computational evidences; MaGe:77310975) gives MFALFRMAFKMTCAAGCGLALLVPSPTPAASLPPLNVVVTIPVLKDLAQQVGGPYVHVTSLLSGYENEHTYAPKPSDLIAVRKARVLFEVGIGLEIWVSALVKNAGSPSLVVITTSDGIGLIRDHSGQEVAQPGDHQHANDGNPHVWMDPESVATMLRHITETLIKLDPAHAKEFRVNQAAYLRQLDQLRNELSERVKRLPDRRFVAHHPAWPYLARRFGFDIVATIQAQSGTEPSALQIQSLVAKIKNDRIKVIVSEIQLSQRIPELLAKEAKARVIVLTTLPGGLPGTETYLDMLRYNVLQLANALEAP, from the coding sequence ATGTTTGCCCTATTTCGAATGGCGTTCAAAATGACGTGCGCGGCCGGATGCGGCCTCGCGCTGCTCGTGCCGTCGCCGACCCCGGCGGCCTCCCTGCCTCCCTTGAACGTCGTCGTTACAATTCCGGTTCTGAAGGATCTCGCGCAACAAGTAGGCGGCCCATACGTACATGTCACGTCTCTCCTGAGCGGCTATGAGAACGAACATACCTATGCGCCTAAACCCAGCGACTTGATCGCAGTCAGAAAAGCTCGGGTCCTTTTTGAAGTCGGCATTGGACTGGAAATCTGGGTGTCGGCCCTAGTGAAGAATGCCGGAAGCCCTTCCTTGGTGGTGATCACGACCTCCGACGGCATTGGATTGATCCGCGATCATTCGGGTCAGGAAGTCGCCCAGCCTGGAGACCATCAGCATGCCAACGACGGCAATCCGCATGTATGGATGGATCCCGAGAGCGTTGCCACGATGCTCCGACACATTACAGAGACGCTTATTAAGCTCGACCCCGCGCATGCCAAGGAGTTTCGCGTCAACCAAGCCGCATATTTGCGCCAGCTGGACCAACTTCGAAACGAGTTATCTGAACGTGTGAAACGGCTGCCCGATCGGCGCTTTGTTGCCCACCATCCGGCCTGGCCCTACCTGGCAAGACGGTTTGGTTTCGACATCGTGGCCACCATCCAAGCGCAATCCGGCACAGAACCCTCGGCCCTTCAGATTCAATCGCTCGTCGCAAAAATCAAAAACGACCGGATCAAAGTCATCGTCTCCGAAATCCAGTTGAGCCAGCGCATTCCCGAGCTCTTGGCAAAGGAAGCCAAAGCCCGCGTGATTGTCCTCACCACACTTCCTGGCGGACTCCCCGGTACCGAGACCTACCTCGACATGCTTCGCTATAATGTGCTCCAATTGGCCAACGCGCTTGAGGCGCCATAA
- a CDS encoding exported protein of unknown function (Evidence 5 : Unknown function; MaGe:77310977), with protein MHFSVKHVLAIVLSGLPLLSFAGCGGSGSGGGSEGTVPVAAMNQTIVSGTVQAPGGQVALFKKPSFGDWFESNAYAALTGLANVPDNTIVQLARLNVNASSFSVLSTTTTSGGRYSFNLTALELQPANDLVVRVAGPSGREMRAFVVGTVADISPISEAGYQLAIQSLNGSPLSNLTLQEVGDISGAVALIAMLQDIGNVTSITQAVGLVTNAVGANAQVTGFIAAAAANGQTAVGTGDIGNFYPFEAGST; from the coding sequence ATGCACTTCTCTGTAAAGCACGTCCTTGCAATCGTGTTATCTGGGTTGCCTCTTCTTTCTTTTGCTGGATGTGGCGGTAGCGGAAGTGGTGGTGGCAGTGAAGGAACCGTCCCGGTCGCGGCAATGAATCAAACAATCGTCTCAGGTACAGTGCAGGCCCCTGGTGGACAAGTCGCTCTTTTCAAAAAGCCAAGCTTTGGAGACTGGTTCGAATCAAACGCCTACGCGGCATTGACCGGCCTCGCCAATGTTCCAGATAACACGATCGTGCAACTCGCCAGGCTCAATGTAAACGCCTCAAGCTTTTCCGTTCTTTCAACGACAACAACATCCGGAGGACGGTATTCGTTCAATCTGACAGCCCTCGAACTACAGCCGGCAAATGATCTGGTCGTTCGCGTTGCCGGCCCTAGCGGAAGAGAAATGCGCGCGTTTGTGGTTGGAACTGTCGCAGACATCAGTCCGATCTCCGAGGCTGGCTACCAACTCGCCATTCAATCCCTCAATGGCAGCCCGTTAAGCAATCTGACTCTTCAGGAAGTGGGCGACATCAGCGGAGCCGTTGCCCTAATCGCGATGCTTCAAGACATTGGAAACGTGACATCCATAACCCAAGCCGTTGGGCTGGTGACAAACGCCGTGGGTGCCAATGCACAGGTAACCGGGTTCATTGCCGCTGCGGCGGCAAATGGCCAAACCGCCGTTGGTACTGGTGATATTGGTAACTTCTACCCATTTGAGGCAGGAAGTACTTGA
- a CDS encoding hypothetical protein (Evidence 5 : Unknown function; MaGe:77310978), whose amino-acid sequence MTVSGQGAAPQLGVMSTIFSETNAQGEDRSERNYEVKELSGIMSYGDDNPSNTLFRQLTPYRSAHFPLTPGVTTPLVQRSGLDWGIDEDGDGNHESFSITVTQRVIGAESVTVTAGTFSTALRVEHEARFLVSFTAGGTATMVQIDTVWCVASIGRVREVLQTRVENGPILGSLTEELTSYLVNGNGGGLRIQLAPASTSVTLGGTVQLTAQVYDYTNRPISDYPFAWSTSNGNIVSVNGTGLVTGNGLGQVMIQAHIGSLVSNSVPITVQDARIIIQETNDLIYDSSRQRIYASVPSLANTNPDRIVILDPQTGSITQSIFVGDNPDKLALSDNYQYLYVAVAAPGASVRRINLLSNQVDLSFSVGANLATGLLRVDDMKVIPGAPQSLVVARMDMGVSPRHAGVAVFDNGVQRSEVALRHESSNLIEFGSTPNRLYGADRESSGDTLSRFNITASGVTVLDSGCCSFNGQFDNGFIFSTDSEIIEPELRRVAGFLPGISSDQTQNDDLIRLAPQRGHIYLLKSLNTGHRLLAFDRSTLQKIGSADLTPPFMSLGSPLTSFILWGQDGLAFRDGFSRTVVLLRTSILQ is encoded by the coding sequence ATGACAGTTTCTGGCCAAGGGGCGGCTCCACAGCTTGGCGTCATGAGCACCATTTTCTCTGAGACTAATGCTCAAGGAGAGGATCGGAGCGAGAGAAACTATGAGGTGAAGGAACTCTCAGGGATCATGTCGTATGGAGATGATAACCCTAGTAACACACTATTCCGCCAGTTGACCCCCTATCGCTCTGCTCATTTCCCGCTAACGCCTGGAGTAACAACTCCACTGGTTCAGCGTTCTGGTTTAGATTGGGGAATCGACGAGGATGGTGACGGGAACCATGAATCATTTAGCATTACAGTAACTCAACGAGTGATTGGTGCGGAAAGCGTTACTGTGACCGCTGGTACATTTTCGACTGCTCTCCGGGTAGAACACGAGGCTCGATTCCTGGTGAGTTTTACGGCGGGAGGGACGGCCACCATGGTTCAGATCGACACGGTGTGGTGCGTAGCATCAATCGGAAGAGTACGGGAGGTCTTGCAAACTCGGGTGGAGAATGGCCCCATACTCGGCTCTCTGACTGAAGAACTAACTTCGTACCTTGTCAATGGTAATGGTGGTGGTCTTAGAATCCAACTTGCTCCCGCATCCACATCCGTCACGCTTGGCGGAACAGTGCAATTGACCGCACAAGTTTATGATTATACAAACCGTCCAATAAGTGATTACCCATTCGCATGGTCCACTAGCAACGGGAACATTGTGAGTGTGAACGGAACGGGTCTGGTTACAGGAAATGGCTTAGGACAAGTCATGATTCAGGCACATATTGGTTCGCTAGTAAGCAATTCCGTTCCTATTACTGTGCAAGACGCTCGCATCATAATTCAGGAAACAAATGATCTGATCTATGACAGCTCCCGTCAACGAATCTATGCTTCAGTTCCAAGCCTTGCCAATACAAACCCCGATAGGATTGTGATTCTTGATCCGCAAACTGGATCCATCACACAATCAATCTTCGTCGGCGATAATCCTGACAAGCTAGCACTCTCTGACAACTATCAATATCTCTACGTGGCAGTCGCAGCCCCAGGGGCATCGGTTCGTCGTATCAACCTATTGAGCAACCAGGTAGACTTATCGTTTTCTGTAGGGGCTAATCTTGCGACTGGCTTGTTGAGAGTCGACGATATGAAGGTAATTCCTGGCGCTCCGCAATCTTTGGTTGTGGCTAGGATGGACATGGGTGTCAGTCCACGACATGCTGGCGTTGCTGTTTTTGACAACGGCGTGCAACGATCCGAGGTTGCTTTACGTCACGAATCTTCAAATCTCATCGAATTTGGTTCCACCCCCAACCGTCTCTACGGCGCTGATAGAGAGTCATCGGGAGATACACTTTCTCGATTCAATATAACCGCATCGGGCGTGACAGTTCTGGATTCTGGCTGCTGTTCATTTAACGGTCAATTCGATAACGGATTTATCTTCTCGACGGACAGCGAGATTATCGAGCCCGAGCTTAGGCGTGTTGCAGGATTTTTACCTGGGATCTCTTCAGATCAAACGCAAAATGATGACCTAATAAGACTAGCCCCACAAAGAGGACATATTTACCTGCTCAAATCGCTGAATACAGGGCACCGCCTACTGGCTTTTGATCGTTCGACTCTGCAGAAGATTGGGTCGGCGGATCTAACTCCGCCCTTCATGAGTTTAGGCAGTCCACTTACAAGCTTCATTTTGTGGGGCCAAGACGGCTTGGCTTTTAGAGACGGTTTTAGTAGAACTGTCGTGCTGCTCCGAACATCAATTCTTCAATAA